CTTCTCACCCCCGTCCATTTTGCATTTCTAGTTAATCGTCCTGATATCGCGAGGTACCTCGTCCAATCTCAGGAATACAAACATATCAAAGCTAAAGTTGGAAGTATAAGGCAGGAGGAGATTACTCCTCTTCGATTACTAGCTAGCTTTCTTTTCGGAAACAAAAGCTATTTTAGAGCTTTTAATCCTCCCCATTCTATTCTGCCCTATAGCTCATCGATATTTTACTTATTACTTCAAGAAGGTAATTTAGAATATTTTATGAACATCGCTAGCGTAAAACGAAATATAAGTCTAGCTGAACAGATTATCCCTTGTGTTGTATTAGATACACCAGATACTCCAATTTTTGGTTGGATGTATGCGGCCTTATTACTTAGAAAAGATATTGAACCTCTTGGTGAAGAAGAAGAAAAATTATTTAATGAATTAAGAAAAGTACCGGTATTGCCATCAAAGGGAGAACTACTCGAGCAACTATCTTTTTATAACGATGTTTTGGATTTTCGCATCACAATATCTGCTCTTAATAAAGCACTTAAAACTATGGATGAAAGGGCAGGCAGAGAACATATACCTGTTACCAAAGACGAGTTTATTGGGTTATTTGGCAAAAGCGTAATAGAAGTGCCCCTAAGTGACAAAGCGAAACAGTTGCAGCTTAATCTTTTTTATCATCTAAAACAGCTTCCAGTATTGCGAGCACCTAGTGATTCGTTTGTTAGTAATAATAAAGACGTTGAACTCTTATTACAGCAAAAGGAGTACGAGCAATTTAAAACACTGAAGCCTTTATCAGATTTTTTAGATCCTTCCTGTTATGATGATACTTTGGAAGCCTTGATTAATAGTGGTAACGGACTTCCTGGCGTTATTTCTGTTCTGGAGGAGATAAGTAAGCTTGATGACTTATCTGAAATTCATCGAAAATACTGTCAACGTCTTATTAGTGATGCCAATAGAATAGTTAATTCTTCGAAGTTCCAATTTAAAGTTGCATTAGAAGATATTTACGAGGAACTTAGAAAATTATCGAATATACATCAGGCAATTGAGAGTGAGTTAGATAATGATAAACCTAGTCCACTTACTGAATTAAGTGACAAATTAGAAAAAATTCAAAAAGGTATTCAACAGACTCTCGAAAAATTTAAGGCCTTGGATAACGAAGCTGAACAAGTTTCAGTACGTTTGGCATCCATTTCCAAGTTAGAAGAAATGGTTAAACAATTAACAAGGGATGTTGAATTAAAAGAAAAGCAATTGGCGACAATTGCAGCGAAAAACGTTGAACAAGCAGACTCGATCAATCAATTTTTGCAGGAATTGCAAAAACTTTCACAAGCTCTTCAAGAACAATTGAAAGCTAGACAAAATGAAATCGAAGCGTTGAAAGCTGAAAATGCTGAATTATATAAGAGATTAGAACAGCAGGATAAAAAAGCTGAAGAATTAGATGCCCGTCATAATGCGACTGTTACCAAGCTAGGCCGATTAGCGACAGCAACTGGTGAAATACAAACTACATTAAAAGGATTTGAAGAGAGCGAAACTGCCAGACTGAAGCAACAGGTCGAGGAGTTGGGGCGGGCTAATAAGGAATATGAATCAGAGGCGTTAAACTTAAGACGCGACGTAGCGCGATTAATTGAAGCACCAAGGGTGAATTACAATACTGCATTTTTTGGGAAGGGTAGTAACAAAAGTCCATTCAAAGAGAAAAGAGAATATATAACAGGTCGATTTTTTTGGAAAAATGACCCTTTAACCAAGACCAAAGATGAAATCTTGGAAAATTTTTATCAATTCTCTGCGACTCATATTGGACTGAAACC
The nucleotide sequence above comes from Legionella hackeliae. Encoded proteins:
- a CDS encoding coiled-coil domain-containing protein; translation: MPTMPLLPELETLLQAIVDGNLSTVKTLLSQTPSLLASEFNASTFKEGNPVDNIRFPYWSTHRLLLTPVHFAFLVNRPDIARYLVQSQEYKHIKAKVGSIRQEEITPLRLLASFLFGNKSYFRAFNPPHSILPYSSSIFYLLLQEGNLEYFMNIASVKRNISLAEQIIPCVVLDTPDTPIFGWMYAALLLRKDIEPLGEEEEKLFNELRKVPVLPSKGELLEQLSFYNDVLDFRITISALNKALKTMDERAGREHIPVTKDEFIGLFGKSVIEVPLSDKAKQLQLNLFYHLKQLPVLRAPSDSFVSNNKDVELLLQQKEYEQFKTLKPLSDFLDPSCYDDTLEALINSGNGLPGVISVLEEISKLDDLSEIHRKYCQRLISDANRIVNSSKFQFKVALEDIYEELRKLSNIHQAIESELDNDKPSPLTELSDKLEKIQKGIQQTLEKFKALDNEAEQVSVRLASISKLEEMVKQLTRDVELKEKQLATIAAKNVEQADSINQFLQELQKLSQALQEQLKARQNEIEALKAENAELYKRLEQQDKKAEELDARHNATVTKLGRLATATGEIQTTLKGFEESETARLKQQVEELGRANKEYESEALNLRRDVARLIEAPRVNYNTAFFGKGSNKSPFKEKREYITGRFFWKNDPLTKTKDEILENFYQFSATHIGLKPKEMIDEWVKTYTSKFNKNPIDELKKNRSSWVTREVTNSINLLINYVAEYNKLHNEEDLPESLQEFIVSKA